One Nostoc sp. CENA543 genomic window, AATTAGATTCTCATCCCTATTTGGCTAAATGGCTGGATATTGAAGTTTTATCCCTACGGTTAATCGATGAGCGTTTCTATCATTTAGATACTTGTTTTTGTCCTTTAGCTAACGGTTATTTACTCTATTATCCTGGCGCGTTTGATTCCTACTCCAACCGCCTGATTGAAATGCGTGTGGCTGCTGACAAGCGTATCGCCATAGCCGAAGCTGATGCTGTGAACTTTGCTTGTAATGCGGTGAATGTAGACAGCATCGTGATTATGAACAAAGCCAGTGAAGGCTTAAAATCTCGACTAGCGGATGTGGGTTTCCAGGTTTTAGAAACACCCCTTACCGAATTTCTCAAAGCGGGTGGTGCGGCGAAATGTCTAACTTTACGTGTCACTGAACCAGTACGGGCGGAAGTTCACGCCAATGTTTCCGTCGAAAGTCGGATTATTCGCTTAGAAGGGCATTTGCTCGACTCTGGCTTGATTAACCGCGCCTTGGATATGATCGTCGATACTGGTGGTAGTTTCCAAGTCCTCAATTTCAATTTGGGAGAACAACGTCAAAGTACCTCCGCCGCAGAGGTGAAAGTTTCTGCACCTTCTCATGGGGTGATGGAAGAAATTATCTCCCTACTAATTGATTTAGGTGCGGTAGATTTACCACAAGATGAGCGAGATGTCAAGCTTGAACCCGTAATTCAAGATGGTGTCGCCCCTGATGATTTCTATGTCAGTACAATTTATCCCACGGAAGTCAGAATCAATGGGCAGTGGGTGAAGGTAGAAAATCAACGCATGGACGGTGCGATCGCCATCACTCAAACCCCCACAGGCTTACTAGCACGGTGTAAAATCTTACGTGACCTGAAAGTGGGTGAACAGGTGGTAGTGGATGTGCAAGGTATCCGCACCATCCGCAAGACTGAATCACGGGAACAACGCAACTCTCAAGAATTTAGCTTTATGTCCTCTGGTGTTTCCAGTGAACGCCGTGTGGAATTAGTGGTGGAACAAGTCGCTTGGGAATTGCGTAAAATTCGGGATGCTGGCGGTAAAGTAGTAGTCACGGCTGGGCCTGTGGTGATTCATACTGGTGGCGGCGAGCATCTCTCACGACTGATTCGGGAAGGTTATGTACAGGCTCTGCTGGGCGGAAATGCGATCGCAGTCCACGACATCGAACAAAATATGATGGGTACATCCTTGGGTGTAGACATGAAGCGGGGTGTAGCTGTGCGTGGTGGACATCGCCATCACCTCAAGGTAATTAATACCATTCGTCGTCACGGTAGCATTGCCAAAGCCGTAGAAGCTGGGGTAATTCGTAGCGGTGTGATGTATGAATGTGTCCGCAATCAAGTACCCTTTGTTTTAGCTGGTTCCATTCGGGATGATGGCCCCTTACCCGATACCCAAATGAATTTGATTGCAGCACAAGAAGAATACGCCAAAAACCTCGAAGGCGCGGAGATGATTTTAATGTTGTCATCCATGCTGCACTCCATTGGCGTAGGGAATATGACCCCATCTGGTGTGAAAATGGTCTGTGTGGATATTAACCCAGCCGTCGTGACTAAATTGAGCGATCGCGGTTCAATAGAATCAGTCGGCGTAGTCACAGATGTGGGATTATTCCTCAGTCTGTTAATCCAGCAATTAGATAAGTTGACAAGCCCCTACGTTTCTAAGGTAGGTTAATGAGGAAGTAGAGGGCAGGGGAGCAGGGAGCAGGAGAGAAACTCATTACCCTGCACCCTACCTCTAATTAACTTACACAAGACGCATAAAAAGGAAATGGTAAGAGTCGCTTTAACAAGAGAGTTGCAAATTAACTGGGTGAGTTTCATCGCTGACTTTATGTTAGTGGGAATGGTTTTCGGCCCTCCTATTGCTCCTTTTTTGGCTGCGTCTGGAGTTTGGTTACTTGGCGGTATTGCGGACATCATTTATTTCATGGGTAATCATGTCTGTCCGCAACCAGATATGGGCTTAGATTTAGCACCCCCATTTATCATGGCTGTGTGTATGCGCTGTTATGGTACTGTCACAGGATTACTCATCACCCGTTTGCTATATGCTGTAACTGGTGGTAGCGGATTTTATTGGCTCAGTCAATACGGTTGGAATGGTGCGGCGTTAGCTAGTGTATTAATGATGGCGTATCCTCTGGAATTAGCAGCGCAAATTTTTGGCTTGTGGGATTTTAATAATTATTTAGTTACGCCCTTTGGGTTAATTACAGGTTTAGCTTGGGGTTTGTTCATGATGCCATTTTTACATAGTTGGCAGCGTGATTACACCAACAAATTATCCTCATGAAAACCGACTCTATTTTTTATCAACTATTTCAGAACTTTCCCCATATATTCTTTGAATTGATTGGGGCATCATCTATTACAGGTGATGCTTATAAATTCATATCCGTCGAAATTAAGCAAACCGCTTTTCGGATTGATGGTCTATTTTTACCATCTCTTGATTTAGCCGATCAACCTATATATTTTGTGGAAGTTCAGTTTCAAACTGATCCTAGATTTTATTCGCGTTTTTTTAGCGAAATATTCTTGTATTTACGCCAGTATGATGTGCCTAATGATTGGCGGGGCGTTGTGCTGTATCCTCAACGGAGTCTGGATTCAGGAGTACCAATTCAGTATCGTGGTTTGTTACTCACAGAACAAGTACAGCGTATATATTTAGACGAGTTAGATAGGAAAGCAGACAATTCAGTAGGTATTAGTATAGTTCAACTAATTGTAGAGTCAGAAACAACAGCGATCGCATCAGCCCAACAGTTAATTAACAAAGCTGGACAACAAATTGATGATGCAACTTTGAGAACAAAGATTTTAGAATTGATAGAAACGATACTAATATACAAGTTTCCACAAATGACTCGCCAGGAGTTAGAAGCTATGTTTGGATTTAGTGAGTTAAAGCAGACAAGATATTATCAAGATGTTAGGGAAGAGGCAAAGCAGGAAGCGTTATTAGCAGCAATACCTCGATTGTTGGCGTTGGGATTAACGGTGGAGCAGGTTGCTGAAGCTTTAGATTTAACTGTTGAACAAGTACAGCAAGCAACCAGTAAACAACCTCTGGAGACTGAAGAATAATACAAAAGAGTTTGGAACTTGAAAAACTCAACTACTTACTTCTAAACCACTCAGTAATCGCCTCTGCTAAAACTTTGACTAACTTCTTTTGTTCCTGGGGATTTGTCGCCACCTCAAAGTCGTCAGGGTTACTCATAAAACCTAACTCCAATAATACCGATGGTGCAGTATGGGGACGTGTAAGTGCTAAATTTTGCCAATACAAACCATAAGAAGGCCTACCCAAATCATTAACTAAGCGGTTATGTAGTAAAGTAGCCAAGCTATGGGCTTGGGGATGATACCAATAGGTACTGACACCCCTGGTGTTTTCCGCATCACCATCATCGGGGAGAGAGCGATAGTGAAAAGTAAGAGCGATCGCAGGTAATTCTTGCTCTATAATTTTCTGACGTTCCACCAGGGATAAGTCTCGATCATCTTCCCTCGTCATCACCACAATTGCACCCAGCCGCACTAACTCATCTCGCAATAGCTTGGTTACTTGCAAATTCAAGTCTTTTGCTAACAAACCAGTAGCCCCGACTGCACCCAATTCTTTACCACCATGTCCAGCATTGAGTAAAATTTTGATTCCAGATAAAGGCTTTTCAAGAGAAGAATTAGCTAGATTTGGAGTTTTATCTTGCGCCCAAGTCACAGTGGGAGTGATCAGAGAATTTAAAGCTACTAATCCTATCAATAGTGGGATGAATTTCACTTCATTTCCTCTGCTCATTCTTGATTATGGTAAGCCGAAGAATTTAGTAATCAAAGGCAACAATTTACTACAGGCTTCCACTAAAGTTGCTGTTGCAGGTAAGTCAGCAATTGTACCTTTCAAAAATTTCAGAGCCGTTTTTGCTGTTTTTTGCATTCCTCCATCTTCTGGTTTTTGTCCTGCTTCTGCAATTGCTTTTACCTGTTCTAAAGCTTCTGCTTTGTCTTCTTCCCCTAAATTATTATCAGCTTCAATAGCAGTTTGTAGTTCAGTTAGTAGTTCTTTGATTCCTGGTTTATCTGGTTCAGAAGATGCGGGTAACTGATTAATAGTATTGCTCACACTGCCACTAATTGCACCAATGGCAACGCCTGTCATTGCAGAATTTTCACCCACGGCAGAAATCCCACTGATATTACCTTGAGAACCACTAATATTGACATTTCCTTTGCTTTGTGACATAAAAATTTCTCCTTGATTTTGATATGTTTCTACATAAAATTTGGGTTGATGTATGGCATTTTCTAGCAGTTTTTCTAAACTTTGAATCCGTTCTTCTTTTTCTTTAATACCTAAAAGTAATGCTTGTAAATCACTATACGTTAAAGACTGAATTTCAGTATATTTTTGAAAATATTCTTGATAAAGTTCTGAACGATTGGCATCATTAGCAACTATAGCTTGCAGGCGAATCTTGTCTTTACCTCTGCCTTCTAAAGCCACAATTTCTAATCCAGCTTCTGGATGATTTTCTGCTAATTGAGTAACAGCGATCGCAGCAGCCGTGGGATCAATGCCTTCATAATGGAATAAATCCAGAGTTTTGAATTTATTAGCTACTTGTCGCGGATCAATATTTTGTGTTTGGTATAGGTTGAGTGTTTTGATAATTGGGGCAATAAATTCGGCAAAGTCCCCTGTTTGAAAAATTTCCCGACGATTATCGGGTTTGCGACAAGGATCGGGATCATCCTTGGTTGGTAACTGCATATATATGTAATCACATTTGATTTCTGCTAGTTGAGTATCAGTAGAAATCCCCCAATTTTGAATATAAGCTCCTGTGAGACAAGCTTGATTAAGAATAGTTTGATATAGCTGTGCTTGAGCAAGTTTTGCCCCTGCTAAATTAGCATTTTGTAAGTTAGCTTCGCTCAAATCCGTCCCGATAAAACTAGCATCTTGTAAGTTAGCATTTTCCAGATTTAATTCTCTCAAATTTAAGCGATCAAAATTTTGTTCTCTCCCTTCTTTGGTAACAACTAATTGCCGTAATTTGGGGTTTTCTAAATATGTACTTTCTAAACGCGCTTGAGCTAGATTTTTTGTTTGCAACCAACAAGTACGGGTGAGGGTAGCTTGGCGGAAATCTACACTTTTGAGGTTAGCTTGGGTAAAGTTCGTATCCGTTAAATTCGCACCACGAAAGCTAGTTCCACCTTGGGAAACAATGCTAATAGCCAAAGAGCGAATGAGCAAGTATTTCTGGTTTCCAATTATGGCTTGCCAACCTACGTACATACCGATGGCGATCGCCACTAAACCAACTACCCCAGCCATCAGGTATGCTGAAACTTGTGATCGCACTCCCAATAATGCACCCAAGACAGCACCCAAGACAGCCATTAATCCAGTTGAACTTACAATTCCAGGCAAAATCATGACTCTGGCTATGGCTAAAGCTAAAGCCATATTCACAACACCAACAATTGCGCCAGCCATAGCTAGGATCACTAGCACTACTGCAACTGCTGAAGAATTCCCTACGTCATTTTCGGGCAACAATGCTAATACAATGATTGAGCAAGCAGCTAATACTTCCGCTAATGTTGCTAGTAGTAAACCTAAACCTTGCCAGAGAATAGTAATAAATAAAATTAATAAAATAACTGTTGATATTACCCCAAAAGCAGAAGGAATATTAGCATTACCGCTTAACAAATCCCCAATAATCGCTCCAGCATAAGCAGCTATTAATCCAGCTAACAAAGATACAATTAATGATAAAATAACATAACTGATAGCATAAAAAATTGGCAACCCAGCTTTCGTATAGCTAAAGTTGGCATCGACAAGAATAGCATTACTAAAGTTCGCACCACGAATATCAGCATGACTGAAATCGACTCCAGTGAAATTTTTTCCCCGGAAGTCTTTACCCCTTAAATTAGCATTTTTAAACTCATTTACCATTGCTGTTTTACAGTACAAATTACGAGCATTTCCATTTTAAGACCGACCTGATTACTGGGATTCTGCACATAGCCAAAGGGTGATTTGCTCGATAAATTGAGGTTTCTTCCCGAAGCCTTGTTGGACGAGAATAATAACAGCGTTGATAACAATGCCACCGGATCTTTCTGAGAATAGACGATACATGACGACGGACAGAAATATCTGGGTCTTTTAGTGCATTCCTCAGAGATGGAATAGCATCTTCTGCTAGTGTTGCTATTTCTTCCAGTGCATAGGCTGCTTTGAAACGGACGTTTTTATCTGGGTCTTTCAGTGCATTGATTAAATGCGGAATGGCATCTTTGGCTTCTGTACTCAGTTGTCCTAAATTATAAGCAGCTTGTTGGCGGATTTGAGAGTCTGAATTTTGCAGAGCCAAAATTAAAACAGGAATAGGATCTTGACCAATTTTTTTGAGAGCATTCGCCGCCATTAACCGTACTTCTTTGTTTTTACCGTTTAATAAATCATGCAGCTTTAATGATGGTATTGCTGATGAGCCTCGTAAACCAATTTCACCCAGTGCGGCAATGATGATAATGCGGAGGTTTTGATCACGAGTTTTCATGGCTTTGAGCAAAGCTGGAACTGATTTTGAGTCGCACGCCACCAGTGCATCAAAATCAGCAGATGCGCCTTTATTTAGTTGCTGGATATGCTGTTGCATTTCTACCTCACTACATTGAGGCTGAGTTAATGAAGTTTGGGCGATCGCCTGGCGATTGGTCACAAGATGTATAATTATAGACCCCGATAGCACTAGATTTGTGAATATAGCTGCTTTATATTTTCTAGTATTTTTACGCATGAATGAACCATCGATAAAAAACAAGTTTCACGCTAGATACACAGCGATCGCATTTTCATCTCGGTACTTTACGGCAAAAACTCCCCTAATTTATTTTTTATTGCTCAATCAAATTTTATGCTCTTCGCTCTACTAAATCATCTCCTAATTACTGAGTCAGTATGGTTTATGAAGATACCAAAAAATAAATTATCAAATTTGATAAGACATATATACTCATAAGAGAGTCTGAATATTTTTGATTTAGAACTTATTTATCTACAAAACTAAGGGCATTTCCATTTCAGTACAGACTTGATTACTGGGATTCTGCACATGACTGGAGGGTTGTTTCTCACATGAGTCAGGGCTGTTTGCTTTAGTTCAGGTGTACCGACATTTATCAAGCCATCTGGTACTGGTCTATCAAAAATGCTTGCCAAGCTAGAGTATTGTATCTTTTTCAAAGCCTGATCTGCATTAGCACTGACTTGATGATCTGGATCTTGAGCCGCATTCCTCAGAAATGGGATAGCATCTTTTGCATCTGAACCCATTTCTCCCAAAGCATAAGCTGCACTAGCACGAACGGTATTTACTGGATCTCGCAACGCGTTAGTCAGAGATGGAATAGCTTCCTTGGCTTCTATACTTAGTTTTCCTAAACTATCAGCAGCCTTTTGGCGGATTTGAGGATCTGGATTTTGGAGAGCCAACATTAGGGGAGGAACTGGATCTTTACCCATTTTCTTGAGGATATTGGCAGCCATTACCCGCACTCCTTGGCTTTGATCGGTTAATAAATCATTAAACTTTAACAAGGGTACAGCTGATGAATCTTGCAAAGCAATTTCACCAAGTGCAGCAGTAATCATGATGCGGAAATTTTCATTTTTTCTGGCGAGGGAGTTGATGAGAGGGCGAACAGCTTTAGATCCACAAGCTACCAGTGCATCATAAGCCCCTATCTCATCCCGATTGAGTTGATAGATATATTTTTGACTTTCTACCTCAGTACATGGAGGCTGAGTTAAAGAAGTTTGGGCGATCGCTTGAGTATTTATAACGGTTGTAGTCCCGATGAGAGCTAGAGTCGTCAAGATAGCGGTGGGATATTTTCTGGTATTTTTCAGCATGATCAACTCCAGACAGCTAACACTCAACAGTCAACACTTTTGTTTATGTTTCACTTTCAGCAAATATGCTATTTAACGCTGCTAAACCATTCAGTGATCCCATCTGCTAAAGTTTTGGCTAACTTTTTCTGTTCTTGGGAATTTGTCACCCACTCAAATTCATTGGGGTTACTCATAAAACCCAACTCTAATAATACTGAGGGGGCGGTGGCTGGGCGTGTGAGTGCTAAGTTATTCCAAAATACACCGTAGGAAGGTCTGCCGAGTTTCTGTACTAAATAATTGTGCATGAACACAGCTAAACTGTGAGCTTGAGTATTATACCAAAACGTACCAACACCCTGTGTATTTTCCGCATCACCATTATCCGGAAGAGAATTGTAATGAACAGAAAGGGCGATCGCAGGTAATTCTCGATTGATAATTGCTTGACGCTCTGGTAAAGACACATCCCGATCATCTTCCCTCGTCATCACCACAATTGCACCGCGCTTAACTAATTCCTCCTGCAACAACTTAGATACAATCAAATTCACATCTTTTTCTAAATATCCAGTCGGCCCAGATGCACCAGATTCTTTACCACCGTGACCAGGATCTAGTAAAATCTTGATACCAGATAGGGGCTTTTGCCTACTCTGCTTGATAACAGGCGCATGACGCAAAGCCAAAACCAGGGTTGTACCGTTATATTTCAGCTTGTATCCCCATTGTTGACGTTTTTTGAGGTTAAAGGTGTATTTTACCTGTCCTGGGGCTACCTGCTGCCAATCTAGGCGAGAAATTAAGGGGTCATCATCCAGGCGAATAATATCAGTTTGGGCAGTGGTGTTGTAGAGTGTGAGGCTCAAAGTTTGCTCACCTTGCTCTACACTCACAGGGACAGGAGCTTGTAGAGGGAAAACCATCTCTGTTGTACCGGGAAGTCTCCGATATCCCACACTGCGAATGATTGCGCGTGGCGAAATAGCTCCTGGTAAAGTCCTGGTTTCTTTGCTATTAATCCAGCCACCATAGTCTAAACGCAACCATTCACCCTCTATTCCTGTGACAGTTCCCCTTGTTCCCTGGGGTAATGGAGTTAGCCGAGAATAATCTGTACTAGGGCCAGTTCGAGCCACACCAGCTTCTGGTGTCACCTCTATGACTGGTAACTGCGTTGGTGAGAGGATTGTTACTTTACCATTTCCTGGTTGAGCGATCGTCTTACCATTTAAAGTTAACTGAAATTCCGGTTTACCCAGATCAACACTATTTTGGTTTGAATCAGGAATAAAGTCACCAGAAATGATGTTATTCCCGATCAGAAAGGAGAAAGAGTTATCAGATTGGAGGGTGGTGCAGCCCTCATACTTACCGGCGTTAGACTGGGTAGTAGGTTGGTTTTGTCCCGTCAAAGCAGCCAAATTACTTGGTAGTTGTGCTTGTTGCGGTTGAGGTAAAAGTCTCACAGTCTGATTCGCCAATTTCACAGAGACACTGGCGTTAGGTGGTGCAACTGCGCTAAAACAAATTAGTTCTCCCGGTAGTCTGGCGATGTCAGCAACTGGAGTGAGAGAACCTTGAGCAAAAGCTAATCCCTGTGGAATTTCCGGCTGGTTGCTAATCCTGTTCACTTTCATCTCAATCACTTGATTTTGGTGACGGATGGTAAAAATATTCTCTCCCAACTTTAAGGGAAAGCTAGGTGCAAAGTGACCATCTCGACTGCGGTTTATTGGCTTACCATTAATGAGAACTTGTCCATTAGGTGGTGCTGTACCAATAAAAAAGATTTTTTCCGCACTTGTCTGATGATTGGTGGGAGGGTAAACAACTTTTAATGGTGTTGGTTGGGCCAATGCTACAGAGGAGGTGAGAAAGCAGCTTAAGATTACTGAGACAAGGATTTTTTTCACAGCAAAATCACAGAAAATTTCATGATGTGACACCAATTCACGAAAATTCTGCCATAAAATTCAAAATTACTGGTAAATACCGGATTTCTTAATTTTAAGTTTTGAATTTTGTAGCAAGATCCCGTAAGGTATGGGTGAATTTTGAATTGGTAAGACGGGATGTTCTTTTGGAAGTTATTTTTAGCAGTCGATGGCAATTCAAACTACTATGACTAAGTTTATCTTTGTAACTGGAGGGGTAGTTTCCAGTATTGGCAAAGGCATTGTAGCAGCAAGTCTAGGCCGTTTACTCAAATCACGAGATTATTCGGTGTCGATTTTGAAACTCGACCCTTATATTAATGTTGACCCAGGAACTATGAGTCCTTTTCAACATGGGGAAGTGTTTGTTACCCAAGATGGTGCAGAAACTGACCTAGATTTGGGACATTATGAACGCTTTACCGACACTTTGATGTCACGGCTAAACAGCGTTACCACCGGCTCCATCTATCAAGCAGTGATTACCAGAGAACGCCGGGGCGACTACAATGGCGGTACAGTACAGGTAATTCCCCACATTACTAATGAAATCAAAGAACGGATTTTGTTAGTGGCAAAAGAAACAAATCCGTCCGTAGTCATTACAGAAATTGGCGGTACTGTTGGTGATATTGAATCTCTGCCATTTTTGGAAGCTATACGTCAATTACGCAAAGAGGTAGGACGGCAAAATGTGCTGTATATGCACGTCACCTTAGTACCTTACATTAATTCGGCTGGGGAAATGAAAACCAAGCCGACACAGCACTCAGTCAAGGAACTCAGATCAATTGGCATTCAACCAGATATTTTAGTCTGCCGGAGCGATCGCCCCATCCCAATGGGACTAAAACAAAAAATGTCAGAGTTCTGTGATGTCCCTGTTCAGTGTGTCGTTACTTCCCTAGATGCCAACAGTATCTACGAAGTACCACTGATTTTAGAACGGGAAGGACTGGCACAACAAGCCCTAGAGTTGTTGCAAATGGAACAACGCCAGCCCAATCTAGAACAGTGGCAAACAATGGTAGAACGGTTATACAGTCCTAAACACCCCGTGGAAATCGCCATTGTCGGTAAATATGTCAGATTGAGCGATGCGTATTTATCCGTAGTAGAAGCACTGCGCCATGCAGCCTTTGCCACACATGGAGATTTGCGCCTACGCTGGGTAAACTCCGAAGACTTGGAAAATCAACCTGCCGAAAAATATTTGGCTGGTGTAGATGGTGTGCTTGTACCTGGTGGTTTTGGTACAAGGGGGGTAGATGGCAAAATTGCCGCCATTAAATATGCCCGCGATCGCCAAATTCCTTTCCTCGGTTTATGCTTGGGAATGCAGTGTGCTGTGATTGAATGGGCGAGAAATGTGGCTGATTTAGCTGGTGCTAACAGTGCAGAATTTGATCCCTCCACCCAATACCCAGTCATTAACCTGCTACCAGACCAACAAGATGTTGTAGACTTAGGCGGAACGATGCGCTTGGGAGTCTACCGTTGTCAAATTCTCCCGAATAGTTTGGCTTCCAAGCTTTACCAAGCAGAAGTCATTAGAGAACGCCATCGCCATCGCTACGAATTTAATAACGCATATCGGCAGTTGTTATTAGATTCTGGCTATGTAATCAGTGGAACTTCTCCTGACGGACGCTTAGTAGAGATTGTAGAATTACCGCAACACCCATTTTTTATTGCGTGTCAATTCCACCCGGAATTCCAATCTCGTCCTAGCAACCCCCATCCTTTATTTCAAGGCTTTATGCAGGCTGCGATCGCTCGTAATCATCCCACTACTAGTATCCAAACACCTGTAGAGGTATCTTAAACAATTTACAATCCCCTACATTGATCCAAGGAAAAAGCATCTACCAAATCAAACATAGATTTTTGCAATTGTGCATCAACAAACAACAGCACTAAACTTATGACAGGGAAAACAGAGAAGTGGGAGTGGAGATTTTCTTTGCTCCCAACTTCCAAGGAACAGGGAATAGGAAACAGAGAGAAGTTGGAGTGGAGGCTTCCTTGGCTCCCAACTTCAACAGAATAGGGAACAAATTTCAAAGTTTCTGAGCATCAAGCTTTATTCTGAAAATCTGTACTGCCTTGACCTGTAATCTACTGTATGAAATCTAGTGATTTCGTAAAATACAGGGTAAACATCAATCATGAACTTGGGACTTGAGGAGATGTTGTGGCGTACTGGGTAAAAGTTTTTTATGAGAGGAAGGAATATGTGATTAATTTTGACCGTGTTAATGCTTTTTGTTATGAAAAAAACGGCAGAGTAACCTTTTGGTTGCCTGATAGTGCCATTCCTGTGGTAATCAACCCCCAAAATAATCTAGAAGACTATCAAAAAATTCTAGACTATATAGAGAAAGTTACTGGATTAGAAGTGGAAAATGCCTATTGGGTGAAAATCCTCTATGAAAGAAATGAATATGTGATTAACCTCAATTGCATTAGTTCTTTTTGTCAAGAACAAAATGGCAGGATAACCTTTTGGCTACCCGATGGCACTATCCCCATTGTCATCAACCCTGTAAATAATCCAGAGTCATACAACAAAGTATTACAATTCGTGCAGAAGACTACTGGGTATTCTTTTTCTTAGTCAATAGTCATTAGTCATTAGTCATTACTCATTACTCATTAGTCATTAGTCATTAGTTAATAGTCAGTAGTCAATAGTCATTAGTCATTACTCAGCACCGGCTAAACGCCGCGCTACCGCTAACAGCACTCATTCCTTGTCCCCCTGCCCCCT contains:
- a CDS encoding pentapeptide repeat-containing protein gives rise to the protein MVNEFKNANLRGKDFRGKNFTGVDFSHADIRGANFSNAILVDANFSYTKAGLPIFYAISYVILSLIVSLLAGLIAAYAGAIIGDLLSGNANIPSAFGVISTVILLILFITILWQGLGLLLATLAEVLAACSIIVLALLPENDVGNSSAVAVVLVILAMAGAIVGVVNMALALAIARVMILPGIVSSTGLMAVLGAVLGALLGVRSQVSAYLMAGVVGLVAIAIGMYVGWQAIIGNQKYLLIRSLAISIVSQGGTSFRGANLTDTNFTQANLKSVDFRQATLTRTCWLQTKNLAQARLESTYLENPKLRQLVVTKEGREQNFDRLNLRELNLENANLQDASFIGTDLSEANLQNANLAGAKLAQAQLYQTILNQACLTGAYIQNWGISTDTQLAEIKCDYIYMQLPTKDDPDPCRKPDNRREIFQTGDFAEFIAPIIKTLNLYQTQNIDPRQVANKFKTLDLFHYEGIDPTAAAIAVTQLAENHPEAGLEIVALEGRGKDKIRLQAIVANDANRSELYQEYFQKYTEIQSLTYSDLQALLLGIKEKEERIQSLEKLLENAIHQPKFYVETYQNQGEIFMSQSKGNVNISGSQGNISGISAVGENSAMTGVAIGAISGSVSNTINQLPASSEPDKPGIKELLTELQTAIEADNNLGEEDKAEALEQVKAIAEAGQKPEDGGMQKTAKTALKFLKGTIADLPATATLVEACSKLLPLITKFFGLP
- a CDS encoding Rpn family recombination-promoting nuclease/putative transposase; amino-acid sequence: MKTDSIFYQLFQNFPHIFFELIGASSITGDAYKFISVEIKQTAFRIDGLFLPSLDLADQPIYFVEVQFQTDPRFYSRFFSEIFLYLRQYDVPNDWRGVVLYPQRSLDSGVPIQYRGLLLTEQVQRIYLDELDRKADNSVGISIVQLIVESETTAIASAQQLINKAGQQIDDATLRTKILELIETILIYKFPQMTRQELEAMFGFSELKQTRYYQDVREEAKQEALLAAIPRLLALGLTVEQVAEALDLTVEQVQQATSKQPLETEE
- a CDS encoding HEAT repeat domain-containing protein, encoding MTNRQAIAQTSLTQPQCSEVEMQQHIQQLNKGASADFDALVACDSKSVPALLKAMKTRDQNLRIIIIAALGEIGLRGSSAIPSLKLHDLLNGKNKEVRLMAANALKKIGQDPIPVLILALQNSDSQIRQQAAYNLGQLSTEAKDAIPHLINALKDPDKNVRFKAAYALEEIATLAEDAIPSLRNALKDPDISVRRHVSSILRKIRWHCYQRCYYSRPTRLREETSIYRANHPLAMCRIPVIRSVLKWKCS
- a CDS encoding HEAT repeat domain-containing protein; amino-acid sequence: MLKNTRKYPTAILTTLALIGTTTVINTQAIAQTSLTQPPCTEVESQKYIYQLNRDEIGAYDALVACGSKAVRPLINSLARKNENFRIMITAALGEIALQDSSAVPLLKFNDLLTDQSQGVRVMAANILKKMGKDPVPPLMLALQNPDPQIRQKAADSLGKLSIEAKEAIPSLTNALRDPVNTVRASAAYALGEMGSDAKDAIPFLRNAAQDPDHQVSANADQALKKIQYSSLASIFDRPVPDGLINVGTPELKQTALTHVRNNPPVMCRIPVIKSVLKWKCP
- a CDS encoding DUF2085 domain-containing protein; amino-acid sequence: MVRVALTRELQINWVSFIADFMLVGMVFGPPIAPFLAASGVWLLGGIADIIYFMGNHVCPQPDMGLDLAPPFIMAVCMRCYGTVTGLLITRLLYAVTGGSGFYWLSQYGWNGAALASVLMMAYPLELAAQIFGLWDFNNYLVTPFGLITGLAWGLFMMPFLHSWQRDYTNKLSS
- a CDS encoding N-acetylmuramoyl-L-alanine amidase yields the protein MSRGNEVKFIPLLIGLVALNSLITPTVTWAQDKTPNLANSSLEKPLSGIKILLNAGHGGKELGAVGATGLLAKDLNLQVTKLLRDELVRLGAIVVMTREDDRDLSLVERQKIIEQELPAIALTFHYRSLPDDGDAENTRGVSTYWYHPQAHSLATLLHNRLVNDLGRPSYGLYWQNLALTRPHTAPSVLLELGFMSNPDDFEVATNPQEQKKLVKVLAEAITEWFRSK
- a CDS encoding TIGR00300 family protein; translated protein: MNSRIRFLMCAPDHYDVDYVINPWMEGNIHKSSRDRAVEQWQGLHQILKEHAIVDLVTPEKGWPDMVFTANAGLVLGENVVLSRFLHKERQGEEPYFKQWFEGNGYTVYELPKDLPFEGAGDALLDREGRWLWAGYGFRSELDSHPYLAKWLDIEVLSLRLIDERFYHLDTCFCPLANGYLLYYPGAFDSYSNRLIEMRVAADKRIAIAEADAVNFACNAVNVDSIVIMNKASEGLKSRLADVGFQVLETPLTEFLKAGGAAKCLTLRVTEPVRAEVHANVSVESRIIRLEGHLLDSGLINRALDMIVDTGGSFQVLNFNLGEQRQSTSAAEVKVSAPSHGVMEEIISLLIDLGAVDLPQDERDVKLEPVIQDGVAPDDFYVSTIYPTEVRINGQWVKVENQRMDGAIAITQTPTGLLARCKILRDLKVGEQVVVDVQGIRTIRKTESREQRNSQEFSFMSSGVSSERRVELVVEQVAWELRKIRDAGGKVVVTAGPVVIHTGGGEHLSRLIREGYVQALLGGNAIAVHDIEQNMMGTSLGVDMKRGVAVRGGHRHHLKVINTIRRHGSIAKAVEAGVIRSGVMYECVRNQVPFVLAGSIRDDGPLPDTQMNLIAAQEEYAKNLEGAEMILMLSSMLHSIGVGNMTPSGVKMVCVDINPAVVTKLSDRGSIESVGVVTDVGLFLSLLIQQLDKLTSPYVSKVG